CTTGCGCAGAGCTGACACGACCCCGCCCATCCCGCCGCTCTTCCGCCCCGCAGGCAAACCCCGCCCACCCCACCACGCCACCGCCCCACTCAGCCAAACCCCACCCATCCCGCCGCTCTTCCGCCCCGCAGGCCAAACCCCGCCCGCCCCACCGCGCCACCGCCCCACTCAGCCAAACCCAGCCTATCCCGCCGCGCTTTCGCCATGAAGGCCAAATCCCGCCCATCCCACGGCCAGTTCAGGCCACAGGCCAAACCCTCTCAGCCCGCGACACTTCCGGCCAAACCCTGCCTACCCCACGGCACTTCCATTACCCTCGGCAAAACCCCATCCGTCCCATGGTACTTCCGCTCGTCTTGCCCCGCCCATCCCGCCGCACTTCCGCCCCACGGGCCGAGCCCCGCCCCCTACGCTTCCGCCCCGCAGACCCCGCCCCCGCAATGCTCCAGCTCTTCTGCGGCAAATCTCTTCCAGCCGGACAGCGCTCCTCCTTGTGCAGTACCCAGTCCGCCCCGCTTCTCCCCGCCCCCTTGACCCTCGCCCTAACCTTCACCCCTGCACTAACGCTCACGACAGGGGCCGTGAGGCGAGGACCTCCCCAGCCCTGGCCGTTGCCCTCACCCTTGCCAGTAAATGCCCTGTCCTGCATTTCGTCTCCACTTTTGCCCTCTTGACTCGGCCTTTGACAAGGTCCTCTCCTTCACCTCGGTCGGGCCGCCCCGGctcctgacactcacccttaccTTGACCGGGACCCTCTCCTTCACAATCGCCCTGCTTCTACCCCTCAGCTCTGCTATCCTCTGCCATCTCCCCTACCTCACCTGATCCTGGCCCCGGAACCCTCACAGTGAACTTCACCTGGCAGTGATCCCCAGCCTCACTCTGACCTTGGCATTCAAGGTCAGGGTCAGTGGTAGAGCTGTGGGTACAAGCTCAAATTTATACGGAGCTTAGCGCTCCCAGAAGGTAGCGACACAGAGCTGCCAGACGTGGCTGGAGAAACAGGCACACATCCTCACGCATCACACCTCTCCCTGAAAGCAACAACTGAGTCTACCGTGTTTTGCATTGGCCTAGGAGCTTGGAGGGCCATGAGCCGTCCTCAGTGTCCACAGAAGCTCACCCACATGAAGAACAAAAtggtattttacaaataaaagacCACTGAGTTTCTCCgctgtttttaattcttcctgAACTAAGACTGCATTGTCCCAACTGTTGAGTGCTACCGCATTAGGTCTAACAGAGTGAGTCCTTCCCTTTATCTCCTCTTCTGCTGCCTTCTCGTAACCCTTCTATTTCCGTACACACTGTAGAAATGGCTTATCAAATCTTATTAAACAACAAACAAGGGCTGATTGGGCTTGGATTTGGATTTACTAAATTAAGACGTGAATTCCAGGAATGCCTATCTCCTCACTTGCTCTGTATCTGAGTAAGGAGGTGACCGGTCTGGTCCTGGCTCACCCTTATCCTGAGGGTAGATGTTGCTACAGGCTTAAACCTGATCAGTCCCCAACCTAAGCCATCCCTGGGCTTGACTTGTGCCCCCCAGCCTCCAAATGGAAGCTCCACTGTACGAAGCCCCCAGGACCAGAGTAGCCATGAATGGGTGCACTTTCCTCATGACCACAGAGCAGCAAGGGCCAGGAACCGATGCCACTTCAGTCACTTCCTTCAAGAGGAACGGAAGGGGGCAGACACCAGGCAGAACTACCTGGGCTTTTCCTAATAAATCTCAAAACTGAACTAGCTTTTAATGcctctgaaaacaaaaccaaaacaaacctgCCCTTCTGCCTGTGTTCCACTGTGAGGACATCGTTACACTCTGTGCTCCCCTGAACGGGGACCATCCCTGACTGGGAGGCCAGGGCCTGAAGGACCAGCACCGTGACAAGCACAGCCCCAAGCCCACAGAGTCGGCAGCACAGATGGGAAGCTGACAGCGCAGGCTGCTGGTCTCCTCTGCTGTGGCTGGACGTGCTCATCGCCTGGCTGGGAGCGGGACCAGGCATGGAGGGGACCAAGGGGGGGCTGGGTAGAGGCCACGGGAGGTCGAGTCAGGCTAAGGAGAAGAACAAGGCTGGGGGGGCTCTGGGGAGCAGGACAGCAGGGCTGGCCCAACGTCTCAGCCCTCCGGGATGAAGGGCCGGATCAGCTCTGGGTTCAACAGTGACTCTTCGAGAGGCCGGTCCACGTGGAAGTCATGGACGtgggggggccctgggtgggcCTTGGGAGCAGGTCCCCCTGGGCGCTGGGGAATCGGCAGCTCTGAAgggtgggcaggcaggggagCCGTGAAGAAGTACTGGTGCAGGAGGGCCTGGGGGCAGCAACAAGGGACAGCAGAAGGAAATCAGTCACTTCATCATCCCAGCCTCGGCGCACTTCCCCGGGAGGCGGGAGTCTGAGCGCTCCCCTCCCGAGGCTCGCTCCCACAGCATCTGAGTGCTCGTCGTCTGAGCGCTGTTCCAGGGGCTGCAAGAACCAAGAACTTGCCCTTGAGAAATCTTCCGCGAGTCAGGGGTGCGGGTGGCCAACAAGATAAAGGCGGAAGACACAGGGTGCGTCACGTGACTAGGGCTGCGGCAGAGACAGCAAGGGTGAGGGACGCTGGAGAGGCCGCAGGCCTGCAGAGCGGGGATCGACCAGAGACCTGAGAGGTGCGCGGGTGAGGCTCGAGGACACGGAGTGCACCTGCAGCCCAGGGGGCAGGAACTGGCAGGGCCAGAGGTGATGGCCCCGAGTGTGTGACACCCATGGGCCCCTCGGACCTGGGCTCTGCTTGCGGGAGAGGCAGCGAGCAGGGGCTCAGACTGCGGGAAGTGGTCAGATGACCTCCGCCCACTTTAGACACCCTGATGACGCGAGAACTCATGGAGCTAGTGCCGAGAGCAGCCGTGAGGCTGGGGACACGGGTACACCCAGGACAGAGGCCCTGGCACTACTGGCCAGCAGCCCACGGCCAGAAGCCCATCCTTCCCTGCCGCACGACCCACCCTTCTGGGTCCCCCCTGCCAGACTCTGCTCACCATTTCTCCCCTGCTTAAACCTGCACTCCCCAAAGTCAGTCCCAACTCCCCACGCCCAGGGCCCAGGATGATACCAGGCATGCGCAGGTGCGGAGTATCTGTTGAAGGGATGAGGGCGCCGGTCAGCGGTAATCCAGATACTCTCTTCTGCAAGGTGGGCCTGGGGCCCTTGACCTGCCTGTGACCCCCCCGGGCTCTGGTTCCAGCCCGGCACTGAGGGGCCTCCGCCTTGGACTTGCAGGGCCCGCGCGAGGAGCATCAGGGACAGCGGGTCACCGTACCTGGGAGGCCGCGATGCGCTGGCGCGGGGGGTAGAGGAGGAACTGCCCCAGCAGGTCCAAGGCTTGAGGAGACGCGTCGGGCAGCACCTCCTCCAGGGGCACAGGCGCCTGCTCCTTGAAGGAGATCTTGTTGTAGTCGGGCAGCTCCGCGACCTCCTGGAACCACCATCATCAGTTCTTGCCCGCCAAGGCCCCGCCAAGGCCCCCCACTCGTTCTCGCCCGCAGCTCCCGCTCCCGCTGGCACTCCTGAAATCCCacatcccctccctgcctcaggcACCTGCGCCATACCCAGCTCGGGGAGAAGTGCCAGCAAGCgagctgggagggaaggggcaggaccTGGCCTCAGGCACCCGCCAAGGCAGAAGAGCAAAGCCCCCAAGGGAGGCCAGGACAGTGGTCTGGGAGGTCGAGACGACATGGGGCCACGAGAACAAGGTGCAGGAAAGGGCAGGCATGGCCACTGGGGGTAAGGGAGgacctctacccccaccccctccccactgggAACCCCTGCAAACCGGCCAGACTTGAGGACTGGGGGTGCCCAAGATTCGAAGCACACAGCAAAGCTGTTCGATATCGTTCTCCCCAGGAAATAGAGGGGATCCGTTCAGCAATTCCCCCATGATGCAGCCCACAGCCCTGTGGATACAGACCCAAAGAGCTCAGAGATCTCACACCGGGACCCAGATCTCCCCCCGCAGCTCTGTCGCCTCACACTAAGGACACAGATCTCCCCACACAGCACCCACACCCGCACACTGGAGCCGAGGCACCATGAAACAGCACAGACGCTTCAGCTCTAGGAATACAAATTCATACACAAAGACCACAAGCCTAGAACGCATCCTCCTACCGAAGAGCTCACTGGCCTCAACCCTAGAAAACACAGCAACACCCTTAACAGTTCTGAGACTTCTCAGAGCCTCATTTCTGGAACACGCAGCCGCCCCCGCACACTCCCCACCTTCTGGGCCACACCTCCACTAGAGCCCCCACATCTCAAGCTCTTAGGCATGTACAGACCATCCTGGCCCAAATAAAGGCTCAGAGAGATCCGGGCCTCTGGAGAGTTCACCGCCTGGGGTATGCGCAACCCCCTGCCCGGTGATGCGGATGATCCATATTTCTTGAACCCCAGACCACATCCCTCATTCCAGCCCGCAAGCTTCCCACCCTGAACACACCTAACCCCCACCCAGCTCAAAAATGTCAGAGAGGAAAACTGACCTCAAACTCCTCAGAGGTCCTCCAACCAGGGAAGACACCCCAAATGGCTCAGCAACCCCAAAGCCCAGGAGAAAAACCCAGATTCCCCCACGCCCAGCCCACAGGAGCCTCACCACAGGTCAACGCCCTGGTCATACTGGCGGGCGCCGTACAGGAGCTCAGGGGCTCGGTACcacctgtggggggtggggggaggaggcagtCACAACCAGGCTGCCCGTCTGCCAGAAGGCTGCCCGGACAGGTCAccccagccccacatcagccccACAAGCAATATCTGAACTGAAGGTCCAGAAGCATCTCATCCCCAGTGAGGAGCTGGGACCCGCCCATTGCCAAGCCCTGCCTGGGAACTGGCCTTCCCTACCTGGTGGCCACCTGGTGTGTGTAGAGGCGGCTGCCGTCTGGGGAAAAGACCCGGGCCAGACCGAAGTCCGCTATCTTGAGCTGGCCTGAGGCACTGATGAGCAGGTTGGCTGGTTTCAGGTCCTGAGCGCACCAAAGGAGGCGTGAGTTCCTCCCGGTCTGCCAGAGGCCCCTGGGAGGAGAGCTCAGCAGGCTACGCACATAGGTCAGCCCGGCTCCCCATCCTCAGGGCCACTTACTCTTTGGTGTGACCACACCACAGGTCCCGTCCGGCCACACCTTCTTCAAGGGCTGGCCCCACAGGTCCCGCCGCAGCCCGCGCCGAGACTGACCCGATGCACGATGTTGTTGGCGTGGCAGAATGCGACACCCTTTAGCAGCATCTGCAGGCAGCTCTTGACCTGCGCGGGGACCAGCGGCCTCTGGGCGTGGCGCACCACCTCAGCCAGATCCGACAGCATGAACTCGAAGGCCAGCACAAAACCCGCGCCGTGCGGGAACACAGCCTTCAGCTGCACCACCTGCGGGGCGGGCACGCTGTCAGCCCTGGGCCACCATGCTCAGACCCTCCCCGGACGCCCAGCCTCCGCCCTGACCGAGGACAAAACGGGCAGAGGAGATGCAGGATCTGCGCTCAGAAGGGGAGTTCGGGGTTCCCTACTTGCTGCCCGctctggagagaaggcaggtcCCCGTCTAACGCTGCACTTCCACTCAAGGAAAGGAGGTCTATGGAAGGTCGCCTAGGGCAGGGTCTGGTCATCCACCCAGACCAGGAACCAGAGAatcaccggggggggggggggtggggggggggagggtctctctctctctcacacacgtaAACACAACACAGCACAGGTCTCCTCTGGTGTCCTGTAGGGCCGTGAAGTCCCAGCATCAGGAGACACGTCCCACCTACTTCCTGAGGGCCCACGGGGGTCACAAGGACCAGGCAGCTCCGCAGTGAGCAGTGGCAAGGGCTGGCAGGTCCTGACGACCTTCAGGAGCTCACAGCAGAGACACAGCCGTCTGACACAAGAGCAGGCACAGCCCCGGGAGTGTCCGGGTTCTGAAGACGACAGACGGGATCAAACCGGAGGGGTCAGCCACGCAGGGACATGGGaaggagctgagggcagagggacagCAAGCACGAAGGCCAGAGGTGGGAACAGGAAGGAGGCTGGAGGGATGCGGGCATGTGGGTTCCTCTAGGGGAAGGACATTTGCTCGGTTCTGTGCTGTGGAGGCACCTCAGAAGGTGTGTGGAAGGAGTGAAGAGAGGGGCCGGTGCTGTCCGCGTCCGGAGAAGCCGGTGCGCTCTTCCAGAAGGGAAGTGCGCGCCGTCTACACTGACAGGGAAGAGAACAGTGAGGAAGCAGCTGCCGGCCCGGTGAGAGCTGCAGGTGGCCTGGGCTTAATCTGGAGGGTTTTACAGTAGAATCTTTCCGGCTGCTGACCGGGTTGAGGGCCTCTGTCGCCAGCCTTCTTAcgcgctccccaccccccatcccgcCCCGGCCACATGTGGGCTGTCTGCGTGCCCTTGGACTGTCCTCAAGAAAAGGTGAATAGGCTTATTGCTGGTTTTCAGACTCTAAAGGCAGCACACAGTCATTTCACAGATCACACACATACATTCAGGTAATACacagaattataaagaaaaaaacaaaagaaaaatcctgtCACCTACAATCAACCTTAGAGTACATTCTATCAGACTTTACAACAGATATGGCTTGTCCTAATACGTATTCACGTGTATATGTATACACGCATTTTCATACAAAACTGGACGACGTATTTTTAGATGTGCTTTATAAACTGTTTTACAACACGCTTTTCTTATATATGCGATATAGCACGGATATCTCCAGAGGACAACAGACTGTCACTCCTCAGGGttgagagaaagcagggaagaTCATGAGGTTGGGGGTGTACGTGTCCCTCCCCGCGTGCACACAGCACATCCAGCCCCATCACAGCAGAACCCGGCCACGTGGGCCCCACCGCCTCTGAGCATCTCCCCTACTGCACTTAAGTTATCAGAAGCCCAACTGGGGCCCATGCCCAGCACAGGGTACAGCCGAGGGACGGCTCCCAGGTTACAACATCTGGACTCCTCAATCAGACCGCATCCAAAGCCTCCGCGGACCAGCTGCCTGCCCACAGCTGGTGGACGAGCCTCCTCCCCTGGCCAGAGAACAGGGAGATCCTGAACTCAGCCTTGCAGAGCAGTGGATAACCCAGAATGACAATGGACCTAACACAGTCCACCCGGCctgtggaacagaacagaagcTCAATAGAGGCAGTTATCATTATCATTACAAATCTTCAAATGTTTTATGAAAAGAAGTCAGTGAATAAATGAACGAATGAAGAGTACGGGAAGAAGTAAGTGCGTGAGTAAGAGGGAATGCGTGCAGAATGACGTAAGCGGGCCCGAGGTGGACAAGACAGGGAGTAAGGGAGGGGTgcgggaggggcacagggaggctCCGGAAAGGGACCATCCGAGCCCAGTCCCACTCACATGCTGATTGTCCTCGATCTCCTGCAGAGCCTTGATCTCCCGCAGGGCCTGGTTGGGGATGCCATCCTCCAGCCGCCGCAGGGCCACCTTCTTGAGCGCCACGATCTCTCCAGTCTGCGGGACAGAGCGCAGACACTGCCACCCGTCCCgtgctggggaagggggtgcGCCGACGGGGCAGGCGCCATCTGGGGGGACGCAGAGGCCCGAGGCCCCCGTGGAAGTGGGAAGCGCCCCCACCCCGTTCTGGAGGGAAGTTAGGTCCAGCCTGGGACTCGGCTGTTGCAGAGCTGCGCGAACAGTTCCGAGTGCTCCCTGGGGCACTCGCGGACGACTGCGGTGGCATCGCGGGCGGGCGGGCAGCTGACCGCAACCTGACGGCCCCCACTGAAGGCGGCCTAAGCGGTGGGCGCACACCACGAagcggggcggggaggcgggagcaGCGGTGCAGACGTGAGCACGGGAAACACGGGGGATGGTCTCCCGGCCAGGAACGGCTGGAAGGAGAAGGCAGGCCCGCGCGCCGCCCCGCGGCTCTGCTCACCTCCACGTGCTTGGCCTTGAAGACGATGCCGTGCGCGCCCTCCCCGATGCGGCCCAGGATGCAGTACTGGTCCATGCCCGCGCCCCCGcacgccccgcccctccccgccggcCCGACGCCGCTGCCTAGCAACGGGCTGTCGCCCAGCTCCGG
Above is a window of Meles meles chromosome 11, mMelMel3.1 paternal haplotype, whole genome shotgun sequence DNA encoding:
- the CDK20 gene encoding cyclin-dependent kinase 20 isoform X1, which encodes MDQYCILGRIGEGAHGIVFKAKHVETGEIVALKKVALRRLEDGIPNQALREIKALQEIEDNQHVVQLKAVFPHGAGFVLAFEFMLSDLAEVVRHAQRPLVPAQVKSCLQMLLKGVAFCHANNIVHRDLKPANLLISASGQLKIADFGLARVFSPDGSRLYTHQVATRWYRAPELLYGARQYDQGVDLWAVGCIMGELLNGSPLFPGENDIEQLCCVLRILGTPSPQVWPEVAELPDYNKISFKEQAPVPLEEVLPDASPQALDLLGQFLLYPPRQRIAASQALLHQYFFTAPLPAHPSELPIPQRPGGPAPKAHPGPPHVHDFHVDRPLEESLLNPELIRPFIPEG
- the CDK20 gene encoding cyclin-dependent kinase 20 isoform X2; translated protein: MDQYCILGRIGEGAHGIVFKAKHVETGEIVALKKVALRRLEDGIPNQALREIKALQEIEDNQHVVQLKAVFPHGAGFVLAFEFMLSDLAEVVRHAQRPLVPAQVKSCLQMLLKGVAFCHANNIVHRDLKPANLLISASGQLKIADFGLARVFSPDGSRLYTHQVATRRSRSCPTTTRSPSRSRRLCPWRRCCPTRLLKPWTCWGSSSSTPRASASRPPRPSCTSTSSRLPCLPTLQSCRFPSAQGDLLPRPTQGPPTSMTSTWTGLSKSHC